TTCAGCTATGTCGCCGACCGCTATGGACGCCGGGCCATCTTCACCTGGTCCATGCTCTGGTACAGCGCGGCAACCCTGATCATGGCCTTCCAGGACACCGGATCGGGCATTTGCCTGTGGCGGCTGATCGCCGGCATCGGCATCGGCGTCGAGCTGGTGACCATCGACACCTACATCTCGGAACTGGCGCCGAAGAAGGTCCGGGGCCGCGCCTTTGCCTTCAACCACGTCGTGCAGTTCACGGTCGTGCCCATCGTGGCCTTCGTCTCCTGGCTGCTGGTACCGCTGTCGCCGCTGGGCCTCGACGGCTGGCGCTGGGTGGCGATCATCGGCTCGGGTGGCGCCCTTGTCGTCTGGTTCATCCGCCGCGCCGTGCCCGAGAGCCCCCGATGGCTGATCAACCAGGGCCGGCTTGATGAAGCGGAGGCCATCACGGCAGCCATCGAGGCCAAGGTCATCGCCGACCTGAAAGGCGCGCCGCTGCCCCAGCCCGCCGCCCACTCGGTCGAGAAGGTCGAGCCCAAGGGCAACCTGATGGAGATCTTTCAGCCGCGCTACCGCAGCCGAACCATCATGCTGATGGTGTTCCAGTTCTTCCAGACCATCGGCTTCTACGGCTTCTCGTCCTGGGTGCCGACGCTGATCTCGCAGCAGACCGGCATCAATATCGGAGACAGCCTGCGCTACGCCTTCATCATCGCCCTTGCCGCGCCGTTCGGTCCCCTGATCGCCATGGCATTCGCCGACCGGTTCGAACGCAAATGGCAACTCGTCGGCGCGGCCGGCGGCGTCGCCGTGTTCGGCCTGCTGTTCGCCATGCAGAGCGCCATGGCGCCGCTGATCCTGTGCGGGGTGCTGATCACCCTCTCGAAGAACATCATGTCCTACGCCTTTCACGGCTATCAGGCAGAGCTTTACCCGACGCGAATCCGCGCCCGGGCCGTCGGCTTCACCTATTCGCTCAGCCGGCTCAGCACCATCTTCGTCAGCTACATGATCGGCTACATGCTGTATGTGGGCGGCACTGCAGCCGTTTTCGGGCTGATCGCCTTCGCCATGCTGATGGTGGTTCTGTCCATCGCCATCTGGGGCCCGCGCACCCGCAAGCTGGAGCTGGAGGAGATTTCCCAGTAGGGCCTATGCGCTCTCCAGCGCCTGCGCCTGTGTCAGCGGACGATAGTCAGGATGCGCCGGGCTGGTCATGCCGATCTGGTTGAGCATGCCCATGTCGCCGTCCATGGCGATCTCGGCCAGCGGCGAGCCGCTGACCAGGATGTGCTTGCGGGCGATGATGCCCCA
The nucleotide sequence above comes from Emcibacter sp. SYSU 3D8. Encoded proteins:
- a CDS encoding MFS transporter, whose product is MSSDAAARQRSSAILARLDRLPGTRHVWLLIGLLSLGGMFEFYDLFMTAYVMPGLVKAGLFADVKVGIFTGPASFVAATFAGLFIGTFLFSYVADRYGRRAIFTWSMLWYSAATLIMAFQDTGSGICLWRLIAGIGIGVELVTIDTYISELAPKKVRGRAFAFNHVVQFTVVPIVAFVSWLLVPLSPLGLDGWRWVAIIGSGGALVVWFIRRAVPESPRWLINQGRLDEAEAITAAIEAKVIADLKGAPLPQPAAHSVEKVEPKGNLMEIFQPRYRSRTIMLMVFQFFQTIGFYGFSSWVPTLISQQTGINIGDSLRYAFIIALAAPFGPLIAMAFADRFERKWQLVGAAGGVAVFGLLFAMQSAMAPLILCGVLITLSKNIMSYAFHGYQAELYPTRIRARAVGFTYSLSRLSTIFVSYMIGYMLYVGGTAAVFGLIAFAMLMVVLSIAIWGPRTRKLELEEISQ